Proteins from one Arthrobacter sp. Soc17.1.1.1 genomic window:
- a CDS encoding CoA-binding protein, translating to MSGTAAPRTWEGPSAPERLALLRNARSVAIVGASDKPSRASYFVATYLQSSSPYRLYFVNPVAKEILGQPAYASLEDLPEVPDVVDVFRRHDDLPSVLAETLAVGAKTLWLQLGSWHEEVARDAEAAGLDVVMDRCIKIEHARFHGGLNLAGFNTGVISSKRQITS from the coding sequence GCCTGGCCCTGCTGAGGAACGCGCGGTCGGTGGCGATCGTCGGAGCATCGGACAAGCCCTCGCGGGCCTCCTACTTCGTGGCCACCTACCTGCAGTCCTCCTCGCCCTACCGGCTGTACTTCGTGAACCCCGTGGCGAAGGAGATCCTGGGGCAGCCGGCCTACGCGTCCCTGGAGGACCTGCCCGAGGTGCCCGACGTCGTGGACGTGTTCCGCCGGCACGACGATCTGCCCTCCGTGCTGGCGGAGACGCTCGCGGTCGGCGCGAAGACGCTGTGGCTGCAGCTCGGCTCGTGGCACGAGGAGGTCGCACGGGACGCAGAAGCCGCGGGCCTGGACGTGGTGATGGACCGGTGCATCAAGATCGAGCACGCACGCTTCCACGGCGGGCTCAACCTCGCCGGGTTCAACACCGGCGTGATCTCCTCGAAGCGGCAGATCACCTCGTAG
- the mmsB gene encoding multiple monosaccharide ABC transporter permease, whose translation MATTVKDPAVAAPPPPVKHGLAFLTSRLRQIGIFVALIVIVALFQVLTGGALLMPDNVSNIIVQNSYILLLAIGMVMIIVAGHIDLSVGSVAAFVGAMSGIMIQDWGFTWWVAFIASLVIGGLVGAWQGFWVAYVGIPAFIVTLAGMLVFRGLTQIVLENQRITGFPEEYRQLGGGFLFPGLFPPETNLLDWTTVALGVLAVVLLVASQLRGRATRARLKLEDEPAAWFFTKLAFIAVIILGLTYLLAGSRSGTPIVLVVLGVLIVAYSLVMSNSVFGRHIYARGGNLQAAQLSGVNTKRIDFMLFVNMGVLAALAGLIFTGRLNSAGPGAGNLFELDAIAAAFIGGAAVTGGVGTVIGAITGGLIMGVLNNGMSLLGVGIDVQQFIKGMVLLLAVGFDVFNKRRASNALK comes from the coding sequence ATGGCTACCACCGTCAAAGACCCCGCAGTGGCCGCACCTCCGCCTCCCGTGAAGCACGGGCTGGCCTTCCTCACGAGCCGGCTGCGGCAGATCGGCATCTTCGTAGCGCTCATCGTCATCGTCGCCCTGTTCCAGGTGCTGACCGGGGGCGCGCTGCTCATGCCGGACAACGTCTCGAACATCATCGTGCAGAACAGCTACATCCTGCTCCTGGCCATCGGCATGGTCATGATCATCGTGGCAGGGCATATCGACCTGTCCGTCGGCTCCGTGGCGGCCTTCGTCGGTGCGATGTCCGGCATCATGATCCAGGACTGGGGCTTCACCTGGTGGGTGGCGTTCATCGCCTCGCTCGTGATCGGCGGGCTCGTCGGCGCGTGGCAGGGCTTCTGGGTGGCCTACGTGGGCATCCCCGCCTTCATCGTGACACTCGCAGGCATGCTCGTGTTCCGCGGGCTCACGCAGATCGTGCTCGAGAACCAGCGCATCACGGGCTTCCCCGAGGAGTACCGCCAGCTCGGTGGCGGCTTCCTCTTCCCCGGGCTCTTCCCGCCGGAGACGAACCTCCTCGACTGGACCACGGTGGCCCTCGGCGTGCTCGCCGTCGTCCTCCTCGTCGCCAGCCAGCTCCGTGGGCGCGCCACCCGCGCCCGCCTCAAGCTCGAGGACGAGCCCGCCGCCTGGTTCTTCACCAAGCTCGCCTTCATCGCCGTCATCATCCTGGGCCTCACCTACCTCCTGGCCGGTTCGCGCAGCGGTACGCCGATCGTGCTCGTGGTCCTCGGCGTCCTGATCGTCGCCTACAGCCTGGTCATGAGCAACAGTGTGTTCGGCCGCCACATCTATGCCCGCGGTGGCAACCTGCAGGCTGCACAGCTCTCGGGCGTCAACACCAAGCGCATCGATTTCATGCTGTTCGTCAACATGGGCGTGCTCGCAGCCCTGGCGGGGCTCATCTTCACCGGTCGCCTCAACTCGGCCGGTCCGGGTGCCGGCAACCTGTTCGAGCTCGATGCCATCGCAGCCGCCTTCATCGGTGGCGCGGCCGTGACGGGCGGGGTGGGTACCGTGATCGGTGCCATCACCGGTGGCCTGATCATGGGTGTGCTCAACAACGGCATGTCGCTGCTCGGCGTGGGCATCGACGTGCAGCAGTTCATCAAGGGCATGGTGCTCCTGCTCGCGGTCGGCTTCGACGTGTTCAACAAGCGCCGCGCCTCGAACGCCCTCAAGTAG
- a CDS encoding RNA polymerase sigma factor, whose protein sequence is MVPPLPDDALDRARAGEPAALSLIYQELSPRVLGYFAGRGTEDPEALTQEVFLTVFSKLGSVSGGLQGLRTFTFSVAHARHVDEVRRKVRAPVLVGYEADGDTRTVESAEMVALGNLDAGGATGMLAQLNAEQRDVLLLRIVAELPIEQVAEILGRSAGSVKQLQRRGLLKLKELVHPNESDAQ, encoded by the coding sequence GTGGTCCCACCGCTGCCTGATGATGCGCTCGACCGCGCACGGGCCGGCGAACCCGCGGCACTCTCCCTGATCTACCAGGAGCTGAGTCCGAGGGTGCTGGGCTATTTCGCGGGCCGGGGGACGGAGGACCCGGAGGCCCTCACCCAGGAGGTCTTCCTCACGGTCTTCTCGAAACTCGGGTCCGTCTCCGGCGGGCTGCAGGGTCTGCGCACCTTCACCTTCTCGGTGGCGCACGCCCGGCACGTGGACGAGGTGCGGAGGAAGGTGCGGGCGCCGGTCCTCGTGGGCTACGAGGCCGACGGTGACACGCGCACCGTCGAGTCGGCGGAGATGGTGGCGCTGGGCAACCTCGATGCCGGAGGTGCCACGGGAATGCTGGCACAGCTCAATGCCGAGCAGCGCGACGTGCTCCTGCTGCGCATCGTGGCCGAGCTGCCGATCGAGCAGGTCGCGGAGATCCTCGGCAGGTCGGCAGGATCGGTCAAGCAGCTGCAGCGGCGGGGACTGCTCAAGCTGAAGGAACTCGTACACCCCAACGAATCGGACGCACAATGA